The Poseidonibacter antarcticus genome includes a region encoding these proteins:
- a CDS encoding winged helix-turn-helix domain-containing protein — MKVKVKIWIEDEEKNLIFGGGKTEVLELIDQTGSISKAAQKVGMNYKKAWSHIKILEKHIEDDLVFTNKGQGEQSGSSLTPKAREVIQTYKILQYDIKKYADARFKELFLKDNKEILNTKNIKEGQK, encoded by the coding sequence ATGAAAGTAAAAGTTAAAATCTGGATTGAAGATGAAGAAAAAAATCTTATTTTTGGTGGTGGAAAAACTGAAGTATTAGAGTTAATTGATCAAACAGGTTCTATTTCAAAAGCAGCCCAAAAAGTAGGGATGAATTATAAAAAAGCTTGGTCGCATATTAAAATATTAGAAAAACATATTGAAGATGATTTAGTATTTACAAACAAAGGACAAGGGGAGCAAAGTGGTAGCTCCCTAACTCCAAAAGCTAGAGAAGTGATTCAAACATATAAAATTTTGCAATATGATATTAAAAAATATGCAGATGCAAGATTCAAAGAGCTATTTTTGAAAGATAACAAAGAAATATTAAATACTAAAAATATTAAAGAAGGTCAAAAGTGA
- a CDS encoding substrate-binding domain-containing protein, producing the protein MTASVSMVLSTSLMAKDSLMMATTTSTDNTGLLDYLAPKFEKDTGTTLKWVATGTGKALKMGGNCDVDILFVHAPASEKKFLETGFGVDRQQVMYNDFVIVGPKKDPAMVNGMTPSDALQKIKSNKSNFFSRGDNSGTNKKELSLWKNAKVDTEAESSWYVQTGQGMLRTINMAHEKGGYTMTDRGTWIKYMSQTGDKNTMKVVVEGDKTLFNQYSVVTINKEKCSNVKPELAKKFTNWVVSPATQQTIADFRLLGQALFIPNAGK; encoded by the coding sequence ATTACAGCATCGGTATCAATGGTTTTATCAACAAGTTTAATGGCAAAAGATTCACTTATGATGGCAACAACTACAAGTACAGATAATACTGGATTATTAGATTATTTAGCACCAAAGTTTGAGAAAGATACAGGAACTACATTAAAATGGGTAGCAACTGGAACTGGAAAAGCTCTTAAAATGGGTGGAAATTGTGATGTTGATATTCTTTTTGTTCATGCTCCTGCATCAGAAAAAAAGTTTTTAGAAACTGGATTTGGTGTTGATAGACAACAAGTTATGTATAACGATTTTGTAATAGTAGGTCCAAAAAAAGATCCTGCAATGGTAAATGGTATGACTCCAAGTGATGCACTACAAAAAATCAAATCAAATAAATCAAACTTCTTCTCAAGAGGTGATAATTCAGGAACTAATAAAAAAGAGTTATCTTTATGGAAAAATGCAAAAGTAGATACAGAAGCTGAATCTTCATGGTATGTTCAAACAGGTCAAGGAATGTTAAGAACTATTAATATGGCTCACGAAAAAGGTGGATATACAATGACAGATAGAGGTACTTGGATTAAATATATGTCACAAACAGGTGATAAAAATACAATGAAAGTTGTAGTTGAAGGTGATAAAACACTATTTAACCAATATTCTGTAGTAACAATTAATAAAGAAAAATGTTCAAATGTAAAACCAGAACTTGCTAAAAAATTTACTAACTGGGTTGTATCTCCTGCTACTCAACAAACAATTGCTGATTTTAGATTATTAGGTCAAGCTTTATTTATTCCAAATGCTGGTAAATAA
- a CDS encoding cysteine desulfurase has translation MIKLNSLQYPNVQNLHISSEYSLSILKNNDEFTKLEDEFKKKYSFSQLITFSFSQSGFLGLLLDLSKKGKIAVSIGESYAIIQAAKQFESLGFELEWIGLQKDGNINIEDVKSLKADFIFISSYIIDTFVKVDLEQVKSLTNAIIISNASANSSKFSDAIYFDTYKLTGFSLSSVLLFDNDLFDEQVIGFKDITAVYSILDALKKQFFVTSQKDIFKDKLIEGFGDDIYFLVDSNQTLEYSLHFALKNIKAREIIRTLALDSIHITNGEGCSLGLSMPSRVIQEMGYEELISRNAISFTFCKEFDIEKIEKVIKILVKRYKQIKVLNEQ, from the coding sequence GTGATTAAATTAAACTCTTTACAATACCCAAATGTGCAAAATTTGCATATATCTAGTGAGTACTCACTTAGTATATTAAAAAATAATGATGAGTTTACAAAGTTAGAAGATGAGTTTAAAAAGAAATATTCATTTTCACAATTAATAACATTTTCATTTTCACAAAGTGGATTTCTTGGATTATTACTAGACTTAAGTAAAAAAGGAAAAATTGCAGTAAGTATTGGAGAATCTTATGCGATAATTCAAGCAGCAAAACAGTTTGAGTCTTTGGGATTTGAACTTGAATGGATAGGCTTACAAAAAGATGGAAATATAAATATTGAGGATGTAAAAAGTTTAAAAGCAGATTTTATTTTTATTTCATCTTATATTATCGATACTTTTGTAAAAGTAGATTTAGAACAAGTGAAAAGTCTTACTAATGCAATAATTATTTCAAATGCTAGTGCAAATTCTTCAAAGTTTAGTGATGCAATATATTTTGATACTTATAAACTAACTGGTTTTTCATTATCGTCTGTTCTTTTATTTGATAATGATTTATTTGATGAGCAAGTTATAGGATTCAAAGATATTACAGCGGTTTATTCAATACTTGATGCTTTGAAAAAACAATTTTTTGTAACAAGCCAAAAGGATATATTCAAAGATAAACTTATTGAAGGATTTGGTGATGATATTTATTTTCTTGTAGATTCAAATCAAACACTTGAATATTCACTTCATTTTGCATTAAAAAATATAAAAGCAAGAGAAATTATACGAACACTTGCCTTAGACTCAATTCATATTACAAATGGGGAAGGATGTTCTTTAGGATTATCAATGCCTTCACGAGTTATTCAAGAAATGGGTTATGAAGAGCTTATTTCAAGAAATGCAATTTCTTTTACATTTTGCAAAGAGTTTGACATAGAAAAAATAGAAAAAGTTATAAAAATATTAGTAAAAAGATATAAACAAATAAAGGTTTTAAATGAGCAATAA
- a CDS encoding molybdopterin molybdotransferase MoeA, which yields MSNKLNFLDFQEAVKKSLELAKTTTLKEIIPISKALGRIVSTDVICKKNLPSFNNSAMDGFAFKVEDCGKELKIKRVIFAGDKGFAVQADLKEGECYKIMTGAKVPSDTNTIVPIENCTNVSEEGVTIPFDIKEGSNLRLKGEEQKEGNVLFHKGEVINSSHITLLASQGLMMIEVFKQISIAIVSTGNELKEPWEEANDEEIYNCNSYALVSLLSEAGFDATYSGVVPDNLEESISFISNLKTFDVIITSGGISMGDADFMAEAFKQNGLETAFHGVNVKPGRPIMMGTIKENQKQTFVMCLPGNPLTAMINTQLFAIPVLNKIQGNKGFYHDVLIAKNTQEFKTKKGRVNLVLGNLENGGFSVTRNNKYGSGMITALYESNCILVTDENTSNIQQEQMVKVIKFNNKLLQTQINIFN from the coding sequence ATGAGCAATAAACTTAATTTTTTAGATTTTCAAGAAGCAGTTAAAAAAAGTCTTGAATTAGCAAAAACAACAACACTAAAAGAGATTATTCCAATATCAAAAGCATTAGGAAGAATTGTATCAACAGATGTTATCTGTAAGAAAAATCTTCCATCTTTTAATAACTCAGCTATGGATGGTTTTGCTTTTAAAGTAGAAGATTGTGGAAAAGAGCTAAAAATAAAAAGAGTAATTTTCGCAGGGGATAAAGGCTTTGCTGTTCAAGCTGATTTAAAAGAGGGTGAATGTTATAAGATTATGACAGGAGCAAAAGTTCCAAGCGATACTAATACTATTGTGCCAATTGAAAATTGTACAAATGTAAGCGAAGAGGGTGTAACAATTCCTTTTGATATAAAAGAGGGTTCAAACTTAAGATTAAAAGGTGAAGAGCAAAAAGAAGGAAATGTATTATTTCACAAAGGTGAGGTAATAAACTCATCGCATATTACTCTTTTAGCTTCTCAAGGTCTTATGATGATTGAAGTTTTTAAACAAATTTCAATTGCAATAGTATCAACAGGAAATGAACTAAAAGAACCATGGGAAGAAGCAAATGATGAAGAGATTTATAACTGTAACTCTTATGCTTTAGTTTCACTTTTAAGTGAAGCAGGATTTGATGCAACATATAGCGGCGTAGTTCCTGATAATTTAGAAGAATCAATAAGTTTTATTTCAAATTTAAAAACTTTTGATGTGATTATTACAAGTGGTGGAATATCTATGGGAGATGCTGATTTTATGGCAGAAGCTTTTAAGCAAAATGGCTTAGAAACTGCTTTTCATGGAGTAAATGTAAAACCAGGTCGTCCTATTATGATGGGAACAATAAAAGAAAACCAAAAACAAACTTTTGTAATGTGTCTACCTGGAAATCCATTAACAGCGATGATAAACACACAACTTTTTGCAATTCCTGTATTAAATAAAATACAAGGGAATAAAGGGTTTTATCATGATGTTTTAATTGCAAAAAATACACAAGAGTTTAAAACGAAAAAAGGACGAGTAAACTTAGTTTTAGGAAATTTGGAAAATGGAGGCTTTAGCGTAACAAGAAATAATAAATATGGTTCAGGAATGATTACAGCTTTATATGAAAGTAATTGCATCTTAGTAACAGATGAAAACACTTCAAATATACAGCAAGAACAAATGGTGAAAGTTATTAAGTTTAATAACAAATTATTACAAACACAAATAAATATATTTAATTAA